One Caulobacter segnis genomic window carries:
- a CDS encoding ABC transporter ATP-binding protein → MVAVDNVSLTINEGEFFSLLGPSGCGKTTLLRMLAGFETPTEGRILIDGQDISTVPPNKRPVNMVFQSYAVFPHMTVADNVAYGLVVDKVAKAERDRRVDEALELVQLGGLGHRKPDQLSGGQRQRVALARALVKRPRVLLLDEPLSALDAKLREQMRTELCTLQEKVGITFIMVTHDQDEALALASRCAVMSRGVLQQVATPSDLYEFPNSRFVADFIGSVNLFEGVLAVDEPSHAVIKSPDLPVDIFLDHGVTGPRGGAVWAAIRPEKIELHKKEGDTPPNLGDCPHGTNAVAGVIKHEAYLGGQSTYEVEISGGRRVKVHRSNLTRWDQEDFKLGETVWLCWHACSPAVLLS, encoded by the coding sequence GACCATCAACGAGGGCGAGTTCTTCTCGCTGCTGGGCCCGTCGGGCTGCGGCAAGACCACGCTGCTGCGGATGCTGGCCGGCTTCGAGACCCCGACCGAGGGCCGGATCCTGATCGATGGCCAGGACATCTCGACCGTGCCGCCGAACAAGCGGCCGGTGAACATGGTGTTCCAGTCCTACGCCGTGTTCCCGCACATGACCGTGGCCGACAACGTCGCCTACGGCCTGGTGGTCGACAAGGTCGCCAAGGCCGAGCGCGACCGCCGCGTCGACGAGGCGCTGGAGCTGGTGCAACTGGGCGGCCTGGGCCATCGCAAGCCCGACCAGCTGTCGGGCGGGCAAAGGCAACGCGTCGCCCTGGCCCGGGCCCTGGTCAAGCGTCCACGCGTCTTGCTTTTGGACGAGCCGCTGTCGGCCCTGGACGCCAAGCTGCGCGAGCAGATGCGCACCGAGCTGTGCACCCTGCAGGAGAAGGTCGGGATCACCTTCATCATGGTCACCCACGACCAGGACGAGGCCCTGGCGCTGGCGTCGCGCTGCGCGGTGATGAGCCGGGGCGTGCTGCAGCAGGTGGCCACGCCCAGCGACCTCTACGAATTCCCCAACAGCCGGTTCGTGGCCGACTTCATCGGCAGCGTGAACCTGTTCGAGGGCGTGCTGGCCGTCGACGAGCCCAGCCACGCGGTGATCAAGTCGCCGGACCTGCCGGTCGACATCTTCCTGGACCACGGCGTCACCGGCCCGCGCGGCGGCGCCGTCTGGGCGGCGATCCGGCCCGAGAAGATCGAGCTGCACAAGAAGGAGGGTGATACGCCGCCGAACCTCGGCGACTGCCCTCACGGCACCAATGCGGTGGCCGGCGTCATCAAGCACGAGGCCTATCTGGGCGGCCAGTCGACCTACGAGGTCGAGATTTCAGGCGGCCGGCGCGTGAAGGTGCACCGCTCGAACCTGACCCGCTGGGACCAGGAGGACTTCAAGCTGGGCGAGACCGTCTGGCTGTGCTGGCACGCCTGCTCGCCGGCGGTGCTGCTGAGCTGA
- a CDS encoding aspartate aminotransferase family protein — protein MTVPIRNHDIAELRRLDLAHHLPAQADHKVIAELGGSRIVTRADGVYIHDGEGHQILDGMAGLWCVNVGYGRTELAEAAYEQMLELPYYNTFFKTATPPTVTLAAKIAQKMGGHLTHVFFNSSGSEANDTVFRLVRHYWKLKEQPQRTVFISRWNAYHGSTVAGVSLGGMKHMHKQGDLPIPGVEHVMQPYQFGDGFGEDPAVFRDRCVKAIEDKILEVGPENVAAFIGEPVQGAGGVIIPPDGYWPAVEAVCRKYGILLVCDEVICGFGRLGQWFGHQHYGIKPDLIAMAKGLSSGYLPISAVGVADHIVAELREKGGDFIHGFTYSGHPTAAAVALKNIEILEREKLVERTRDDTGPYLAKALASLNDHPLVGETRSLGLIGAVEIVREKGTNHRFLDKEGEAGPIVRDLCIKNGLMVRAIRDSIVCCPPLIITHAEIDKLVAIIRQSLDEAEPTLRALKPEAVS, from the coding sequence ATGACCGTCCCGATCCGCAACCACGACATCGCCGAACTCCGGCGCCTGGACCTGGCCCACCACCTGCCGGCCCAGGCCGACCACAAGGTCATCGCCGAGCTGGGCGGCAGCCGCATCGTCACGCGCGCCGACGGGGTCTACATCCACGACGGCGAGGGTCACCAGATCCTGGACGGCATGGCCGGCCTGTGGTGCGTCAATGTCGGCTACGGCCGCACCGAGCTGGCCGAGGCCGCCTACGAGCAGATGCTGGAGCTGCCGTACTACAACACCTTCTTCAAGACCGCGACGCCGCCGACCGTGACCCTGGCGGCCAAGATCGCGCAGAAGATGGGCGGCCATCTGACCCACGTGTTCTTCAACTCGTCGGGCTCGGAAGCCAACGACACGGTCTTCCGCCTGGTCCGCCATTACTGGAAGCTCAAGGAGCAGCCCCAGCGGACGGTCTTCATCAGCCGCTGGAACGCCTATCACGGCTCGACCGTGGCCGGCGTCTCGCTGGGCGGCATGAAGCACATGCACAAGCAGGGCGACCTGCCGATCCCGGGCGTCGAGCACGTCATGCAGCCCTACCAGTTCGGCGACGGCTTCGGGGAGGATCCGGCCGTCTTCCGCGACCGCTGCGTGAAAGCCATCGAGGACAAGATCCTCGAGGTCGGCCCCGAGAACGTCGCGGCCTTCATCGGCGAGCCGGTGCAGGGGGCGGGCGGGGTGATCATCCCGCCGGACGGCTACTGGCCGGCGGTCGAGGCGGTGTGCCGCAAGTACGGGATCCTGCTGGTCTGCGACGAGGTGATCTGCGGCTTCGGGCGGCTGGGCCAGTGGTTCGGCCACCAGCACTACGGGATCAAGCCGGACCTGATCGCCATGGCCAAGGGCCTGTCGTCCGGCTACCTGCCGATCTCGGCCGTCGGCGTGGCCGACCACATCGTCGCCGAGCTGCGCGAGAAGGGCGGCGACTTCATCCACGGCTTCACCTATTCGGGCCACCCGACGGCGGCGGCCGTGGCGCTGAAGAACATCGAGATCCTGGAGCGCGAGAAGCTGGTCGAGCGCACCCGCGACGACACCGGCCCCTATCTGGCCAAGGCGCTGGCCAGCCTGAACGATCACCCGCTGGTCGGCGAGACCCGGTCCCTGGGCCTGATCGGCGCCGTCGAGATCGTCCGCGAGAAGGGCACGAACCACCGCTTCCTCGACAAGGAGGGCGAGGCCGGGCCGATCGTGCGGGATCTCTGCATTAAGAACGGCCTGATGGTCCGCGCCATCCGCGACAGCATCGTCTGCTGCCCGCCGCTGATCATCACCCACGCCGAGATCGACAAGCTGGTCGCGATCATCCGCCAGTCCCTGGACGAGGCCGAGCCCACGCTGCGGGCGCTCAAACCGGAGGCGGTGTCATGA
- a CDS encoding glutamine synthetase family protein: MKPKHSKAKRDSILNRGVSTLEEAQSWFARQAIEEIECVVPDLAGVARGKIMPVRKFLGTPSMNLPLAVFYQTITGDFPEFEGAVNAVQSDTDIFLTPDFATLAAVPWAQDPTAQVIHDAFHPDGRPVEEAPRQVLRRVLALYAEKGWVPIVAPEIEFYLVDKNTDPDYPLKPPIGRSGRPETGRQGYSISAVNEFDALFEDMYEYSERQGLEIDTLIHESGVAQMEINLRHGNPLELADQVFMFKRTIREVALEHEIYATFMAKPMATEPGSAMHIHQSIVDKDGDNLFSHRKSGEETALFHGFIAGQQTYLPAIMAILAPYVNSYRRIARDSGAPVNTQWGYDNRTCGLRVPPSDPSNRRLENRIPSSDANPYLAIAASLAAGYLGMVQGLKPTAPVDTDASVLGVQLPRSLSESLKLFEQCEPLVEILGPIFCQAYDRVKQAEYETFMRTISPWEREFLLLNV, encoded by the coding sequence ATGAAGCCCAAGCACAGCAAGGCCAAGCGCGACAGCATCCTCAATCGCGGGGTCTCGACCCTGGAGGAGGCGCAGAGCTGGTTCGCCCGCCAGGCCATCGAGGAGATCGAGTGCGTGGTGCCGGATCTGGCCGGCGTGGCGCGCGGCAAGATCATGCCGGTGCGCAAGTTCCTGGGCACGCCGTCCATGAACCTGCCGCTGGCGGTGTTCTACCAGACCATCACCGGCGACTTCCCCGAGTTCGAGGGGGCGGTGAACGCGGTGCAGTCGGACACCGACATCTTCCTGACTCCGGACTTCGCCACCCTGGCCGCCGTGCCGTGGGCCCAGGACCCGACCGCCCAGGTGATCCACGACGCCTTCCACCCCGACGGCCGCCCGGTCGAGGAGGCCCCGCGCCAGGTGCTGCGGCGGGTGCTGGCGCTGTACGCCGAGAAGGGCTGGGTCCCGATCGTGGCCCCGGAGATCGAGTTCTACCTCGTCGACAAGAACACCGACCCCGACTACCCGCTGAAGCCCCCGATCGGCCGCTCGGGCCGGCCCGAGACCGGGCGGCAGGGCTATTCGATCAGCGCGGTCAACGAGTTCGATGCGCTGTTCGAGGACATGTACGAGTACTCCGAGCGCCAGGGCCTGGAGATCGACACCCTGATCCACGAGAGCGGCGTGGCCCAGATGGAGATCAACCTGCGGCACGGCAATCCGCTGGAACTGGCCGACCAGGTGTTCATGTTCAAGCGCACCATCCGCGAGGTGGCGCTGGAACACGAGATCTACGCCACCTTCATGGCCAAGCCGATGGCGACCGAGCCGGGCAGCGCCATGCACATCCACCAGTCGATCGTCGACAAGGATGGCGACAACCTGTTCTCGCACCGCAAGTCGGGCGAGGAGACGGCCCTGTTCCACGGCTTCATCGCCGGGCAGCAGACCTACCTGCCGGCGATCATGGCCATCCTGGCGCCGTACGTGAACTCCTACCGCCGGATCGCCCGCGACAGCGGCGCGCCGGTCAACACCCAGTGGGGCTACGACAACCGCACCTGCGGCCTGCGCGTGCCGCCGTCGGATCCGTCGAACCGCCGGCTGGAGAACCGCATCCCCTCGTCGGACGCCAATCCGTACCTGGCCATCGCGGCCTCGCTGGCGGCGGGCTATCTGGGCATGGTCCAGGGGCTGAAGCCCACCGCGCCGGTCGACACCGACGCCAGCGTGCTGGGCGTGCAGCTGCCGCGCAGCCTGTCGGAATCACTTAAACTGTTCGAACAGTGCGAGCCCCTGGTCGAGATCCTGGGCCCGATCTTCTGCCAGGCCTATGACCGCGTGAAACAGGCCGAGTACGAGACCTTCATGCGCACGATCAGCCCGTGGGAGCGGGAGTTCCTGCTGCTGAATGTCTGA
- a CDS encoding NAD(P)/FAD-dependent oxidoreductase, which translates to MSDASGLSAWGAGNWYAATATGVLDLPPLAGDLSVDVCIVGAGFTGLGAALALAPRAKVVVLEAGRVGCAATGRNGGQVHTGQRRDQAWLEKAVGRDDALALWRLAEDARAHFRTLTDAIHCDWRPGMIHARHKPNGEAEDAAYIDLMAGRYAYDQLDLIGEADLADELGTDVYHGGLIDRGGGHVHPLNLALGMARAAMAAGAAIHEHSRAKAWRREGGRIVVETATGRVTCDQLILSGDGLLDGMAGGARSRVMPINNFIAVTAPLGDLADAIIRSNAAVSDSRFVVNYFRKTPDGRLLFGGGENYRHDFPRDIAGMVRTNLAKVYPRLANVAIAHAWGGTLGITMSRMPFVGELAPGVRVASGYSGQGVMLAPYVGKLLGQAALGQTAGVDLLSRLPTPPFPGGRLLRWPLTVAGLTWYALRDRL; encoded by the coding sequence ATGTCTGACGCCTCCGGACTGTCGGCCTGGGGCGCGGGGAACTGGTACGCGGCCACCGCGACCGGCGTCCTCGATTTGCCGCCGCTGGCGGGCGACCTTTCGGTCGATGTCTGCATCGTCGGCGCCGGCTTCACCGGTCTCGGCGCCGCGCTGGCCTTGGCCCCCCGCGCCAAGGTCGTGGTGCTGGAGGCCGGCCGCGTCGGCTGCGCCGCCACCGGTCGCAACGGCGGGCAGGTCCATACTGGCCAGCGGCGCGACCAGGCCTGGCTGGAAAAGGCCGTCGGCCGTGACGACGCCCTGGCCCTGTGGCGTCTCGCCGAAGACGCCCGCGCCCACTTCAGGACCCTGACCGACGCCATCCACTGCGACTGGCGGCCGGGCATGATCCACGCCCGCCACAAGCCGAACGGCGAGGCAGAGGACGCGGCCTATATCGACCTGATGGCGGGCCGCTACGCCTACGACCAACTGGACCTGATCGGCGAGGCCGACCTCGCCGACGAACTGGGGACCGACGTCTATCACGGCGGCCTGATCGATCGCGGCGGCGGGCACGTGCATCCGCTGAACCTGGCCCTGGGCATGGCGCGCGCGGCGATGGCGGCGGGCGCGGCGATCCACGAGCACAGCCGCGCCAAGGCGTGGCGGCGCGAAGGCGGCCGGATCGTCGTCGAGACCGCGACCGGCCGGGTGACCTGCGACCAGCTGATCCTCTCCGGCGACGGCTTGCTTGACGGCATGGCGGGCGGGGCCCGATCGCGGGTCATGCCGATCAACAACTTCATCGCCGTCACCGCGCCGCTCGGCGACCTGGCCGATGCGATCATCCGCTCGAACGCGGCGGTGTCGGACAGTCGCTTCGTCGTGAACTACTTCCGCAAGACCCCCGACGGTCGGCTGCTGTTCGGCGGCGGCGAAAACTATCGCCACGACTTCCCGCGCGACATCGCCGGCATGGTCCGCACGAACCTCGCCAAGGTCTATCCGCGGCTGGCGAACGTTGCGATCGCCCACGCCTGGGGCGGGACCCTGGGCATCACCATGAGCCGCATGCCGTTCGTCGGCGAGCTCGCGCCGGGCGTGCGCGTCGCCTCGGGCTATTCAGGCCAGGGGGTGATGCTGGCGCCGTATGTCGGCAAGCTGCTGGGCCAGGCGGCGCTGGGCCAGACCGCCGGCGTCGACCTGCTCTCCCGCCTGCCGACCCCGCCGTTCCCAGGCGGCCGCCTGCTGCGCTGGCCGCTGACGGTTGCGGGCTTGACCTGGTACGCGTTGAGGGATCGTCTGTAG
- a CDS encoding tetratricopeptide repeat-containing sulfotransferase family protein produces the protein MTSTTAQPAVSLAAALEHAERLLETAPDLAAEQARAILEVVPRHADTTRVLAAALRLSGQPQAALETVAPLAQALPNLPLAQLELGLALEQLGRTAEAVRAFDRASALEPRLSEAWRGLSENLDLLGDTAGAERALARQLRASTRDPALIEAATALADNRLGEAERILRERLKADSADVAAIRMLAETGARLGRYADAENLLTRCLELAPNFAAARHNLATMLYRQNKNAEALGQIEALTAKDARHPGYANLHAAILARLGEYDRAIAVCERMLADYPNQPKGWMSYGHALKTVGRQADAIAAYRKALDQAPTLGEAWWSLANLKTVKFDAADVAAMIAALDAPGLSEDDHLHLQYALGKAHEDAGLWDAAFERYAAGAAIRRRQLDYDPEENAAETARTTALFTPAFLTARAGWGSKVPDPIFIVGLPRAGSTLIEQILASHSMVEGTMELPDLIVMARRLGGKTATRAESSYPESLADLSPEDLKALGEEFIERTRIQRKTDKPFFIDKMPNNFAHAGFIHLILPNAKIIDARRHPLGCCFSGFKQHFARGQAFSYDLTDIGRYYADYVALMAHFDAVLPGRVHRVIYERMIADPEAEIRALLDHCGLPFEEACLSPHENDRAVRTASSEQVRRPIFKDAVEHWQKFESHLVPLKQALGPVLDAYPNAPVI, from the coding sequence ATGACCTCCACGACCGCCCAGCCCGCCGTCAGTCTCGCCGCGGCGCTCGAGCATGCCGAGCGGTTGCTGGAGACGGCGCCGGACCTGGCCGCCGAGCAGGCGCGGGCGATTCTGGAGGTCGTGCCGCGCCACGCCGACACCACCCGGGTGCTGGCCGCCGCACTGCGACTTTCCGGCCAGCCGCAGGCCGCGCTCGAGACGGTCGCCCCGCTGGCCCAGGCCCTGCCGAACCTGCCGCTCGCGCAACTGGAGCTGGGGCTGGCGCTGGAGCAGCTGGGCCGCACCGCCGAGGCCGTCCGCGCCTTCGATCGGGCCAGCGCCCTGGAGCCGCGGCTGTCGGAAGCCTGGCGAGGCCTTTCGGAAAACCTCGACCTGCTGGGCGACACGGCCGGCGCCGAGCGCGCCCTGGCCCGGCAGCTGCGCGCCTCCACCCGCGACCCGGCCCTGATCGAGGCCGCCACCGCCCTGGCCGACAACCGGCTGGGCGAGGCCGAGCGGATCCTGCGCGAGCGGCTGAAGGCCGACAGCGCCGACGTCGCCGCCATCCGCATGCTGGCCGAGACCGGCGCGCGCCTGGGCCGCTACGCCGACGCCGAGAACCTGCTGACCCGCTGCCTGGAGCTGGCGCCCAACTTCGCCGCCGCCCGCCACAACCTGGCGACCATGCTCTATCGCCAGAACAAGAACGCCGAGGCGCTGGGCCAGATCGAGGCCCTGACGGCCAAGGACGCGCGCCATCCCGGCTACGCCAATCTGCACGCGGCGATCCTGGCGCGGCTGGGCGAATACGACCGCGCCATCGCGGTCTGCGAGCGGATGCTGGCCGACTATCCGAACCAGCCCAAGGGCTGGATGAGCTATGGCCACGCCCTGAAGACCGTGGGCCGACAGGCCGACGCCATCGCCGCCTATCGCAAGGCCCTGGATCAGGCCCCGACCCTGGGCGAGGCCTGGTGGAGCCTGGCCAATCTCAAGACGGTGAAGTTCGACGCGGCGGACGTCGCGGCCATGATCGCCGCCCTCGACGCGCCCGGCCTCTCGGAAGACGACCACCTGCATTTGCAGTACGCGCTCGGCAAGGCGCATGAGGACGCCGGCCTGTGGGACGCCGCGTTCGAGCGCTACGCCGCCGGCGCGGCTATCCGTCGACGGCAGCTTGACTATGACCCGGAGGAGAACGCCGCCGAGACCGCTCGGACCACGGCGCTGTTCACGCCGGCGTTCCTGACGGCGCGGGCGGGATGGGGTTCGAAAGTCCCCGATCCGATCTTCATCGTTGGTCTGCCGCGCGCCGGCTCGACCCTGATCGAGCAGATCCTGGCCAGCCATTCGATGGTCGAGGGCACGATGGAGCTGCCCGACCTGATCGTCATGGCCCGGCGGCTGGGCGGCAAGACCGCGACCCGCGCCGAGTCGTCCTACCCGGAAAGCCTGGCCGACCTCTCACCCGAGGACCTGAAGGCCCTGGGCGAGGAGTTCATCGAGCGCACCCGCATCCAGCGCAAGACGGACAAGCCGTTCTTCATCGACAAGATGCCCAACAACTTCGCGCACGCGGGCTTCATCCACCTGATCCTGCCCAACGCCAAGATCATCGACGCGCGTCGCCATCCGCTGGGCTGCTGCTTCTCGGGCTTCAAGCAGCACTTCGCCCGGGGGCAGGCGTTCAGCTACGACCTCACGGACATCGGTCGCTACTACGCCGACTACGTGGCGCTGATGGCCCATTTCGACGCCGTGCTGCCGGGCCGCGTTCACCGGGTGATCTACGAGCGGATGATCGCCGATCCGGAAGCCGAGATCCGCGCGCTGCTGGACCACTGCGGCCTGCCGTTCGAGGAAGCGTGCCTGTCGCCGCACGAGAACGACCGCGCTGTACGCACCGCCAGTTCCGAACAGGTGCGTCGTCCGATCTTCAAGGACGCGGTCGAGCACTGGCAAAAATTCGAATCGCACCTGGTCCCGCTCAAGCAGGCATTGGGACCCGTCCTCGACGCGTATCCAAACGCGCCCGTTATTTGA
- a CDS encoding TonB-dependent receptor, which translates to MSSGSVKLKKVGVCSAALFASTMLTSVAYAQSNPGNTALEEVVVTAQKRSENLQDVPVSIQALGGEKLEQLQVSAFVDYVKYLPSVSFTTSGPGFGQVYMRGVASGGDGNHSGSLPSVGVYLDEQPVTTIQGALDIHVYDVARVEALAGPQGTLYGASSQAGTLRIITNKPSTVGFAAGVDAEVNQVDHGGMGHTLEGFVNIPLSDKIAVRAVGWDVRDAGYIDNVAGTRTYTRGDDDPTNDVTINNKSRVWKDYNRVYTQGGRAALRVELNDNWVITPTVMGQVQKVGGLFAYDPQVGDLKVTHFYPESSKDKWVQAALTIEGQVANLDVTYAGSYLKRNDVTNSDYTDYSYFYDQMGSGFYWTDNAGNLVNPSQYIQGKDRYRKESHEIRIASPQDQKFRFVVGGFYQKQTHGIFQNYKIDGLGSDYSVPGYVGTIWLTKQNRVDRDKAVFGQVEYDITDQLMITGGIRFFKAHNTLVGFYGYGAGYGSTGERACFKPAVVPGSPCTNLDKGVKESGNSPKVTLTYKIDGDKLVYATYSKGFRPGGINRRSTLPPYHADYLKNYEAGWKTSWGGAFRWNGAVFMEDWTGFQFSILGANGLTEIKNANQARIKGIESDITWAPVHGFTLNASAAYTDAKLSANYCGFTDDDGNPITVCPVGSAEAPDGPQAPDGTRLPITPKFKANVTARYEYQLGEYDGFWQVAVMGQTSNWTDLRLKEREIIGKQGRYSVVDFSTGVSKEGWSVQAYLKNVFDKRASLNRYAECAESVCGTQAYIVPNQPRTVGIKVGKEF; encoded by the coding sequence ATGTCGTCGGGATCGGTTAAATTGAAGAAGGTCGGCGTCTGCTCCGCCGCCCTGTTCGCCTCCACCATGCTCACGAGCGTCGCCTACGCTCAGTCCAACCCAGGCAATACGGCGCTCGAGGAAGTCGTCGTCACCGCCCAGAAGCGCAGCGAAAATCTGCAGGACGTCCCGGTCAGCATCCAGGCTCTCGGCGGGGAGAAACTGGAACAGCTGCAGGTCAGCGCGTTCGTCGATTATGTGAAGTACCTGCCCAGCGTCTCGTTCACGACCAGCGGCCCCGGCTTTGGCCAGGTCTACATGCGCGGCGTGGCCAGCGGCGGCGACGGCAACCACTCCGGCTCGCTGCCCAGCGTCGGCGTCTATCTGGACGAACAGCCGGTCACCACCATCCAGGGCGCGCTGGACATTCACGTCTATGACGTCGCCCGGGTCGAGGCCCTGGCCGGGCCGCAGGGCACGCTGTACGGCGCCAGCTCCCAGGCCGGCACGCTGCGGATCATCACCAACAAGCCCTCGACGGTCGGCTTCGCGGCCGGGGTCGACGCCGAGGTGAACCAGGTCGACCACGGCGGCATGGGCCACACCCTGGAAGGCTTCGTGAACATCCCGCTGTCGGACAAGATCGCCGTGCGGGCGGTCGGTTGGGACGTGCGTGACGCTGGCTATATCGACAATGTGGCGGGCACGCGCACCTATACGCGCGGCGACGACGATCCCACCAATGACGTGACCATCAACAACAAGTCTCGGGTGTGGAAAGACTATAACCGCGTCTACACCCAGGGCGGGCGGGCGGCCCTGCGGGTCGAGCTGAACGACAACTGGGTCATCACGCCCACGGTCATGGGCCAGGTCCAGAAGGTCGGCGGCTTGTTCGCCTACGATCCTCAGGTCGGCGACCTTAAGGTCACCCACTTCTATCCGGAAAGCTCGAAGGACAAGTGGGTCCAGGCGGCCCTGACCATCGAGGGCCAGGTGGCCAATCTCGACGTCACCTACGCCGGCTCGTACCTGAAGCGGAACGACGTCACGAACTCGGACTACACCGACTACTCGTACTTCTACGATCAGATGGGGTCGGGCTTCTACTGGACCGACAACGCCGGCAACCTGGTCAATCCCTCGCAATACATCCAGGGCAAGGACCGCTACCGCAAGGAAAGCCACGAAATCCGGATCGCCTCGCCTCAGGACCAGAAATTCCGGTTCGTGGTCGGCGGCTTCTACCAGAAGCAGACCCACGGCATCTTCCAGAACTACAAGATCGACGGCCTGGGCAGCGACTATTCGGTGCCGGGTTATGTCGGCACGATCTGGCTGACCAAGCAGAACCGCGTCGACCGCGACAAGGCCGTGTTCGGCCAGGTCGAATACGACATCACCGACCAGTTGATGATCACGGGCGGGATCCGCTTCTTCAAGGCGCACAACACGCTGGTCGGCTTCTACGGCTACGGCGCGGGCTATGGCTCGACCGGTGAGCGGGCCTGCTTCAAGCCCGCGGTGGTGCCGGGTTCGCCCTGTACGAACCTGGACAAGGGCGTGAAGGAAAGCGGCAACTCGCCGAAGGTGACGCTGACCTACAAGATCGATGGCGACAAGCTGGTCTACGCCACCTACTCGAAGGGCTTCCGGCCCGGCGGCATCAACCGGCGCAGCACGCTGCCGCCGTACCACGCCGACTACCTGAAGAACTACGAGGCGGGCTGGAAGACGTCTTGGGGCGGAGCGTTCCGCTGGAACGGCGCGGTGTTCATGGAGGACTGGACCGGCTTCCAGTTCTCGATCCTGGGGGCCAACGGCCTGACCGAGATCAAGAACGCCAACCAGGCCCGCATCAAGGGGATCGAGAGCGACATCACCTGGGCCCCGGTCCACGGCTTCACCCTCAACGCCTCGGCCGCCTATACCGACGCCAAGCTGTCGGCCAACTACTGCGGCTTCACCGACGACGACGGCAATCCGATCACGGTCTGCCCCGTCGGCTCGGCGGAGGCTCCGGACGGACCGCAGGCGCCGGATGGCACGCGCCTGCCGATCACGCCGAAGTTCAAGGCCAACGTCACCGCTCGCTACGAGTACCAACTGGGCGAGTATGACGGCTTCTGGCAGGTTGCGGTCATGGGCCAGACCTCGAACTGGACCGACCTGCGGCTCAAGGAGCGCGAGATCATCGGCAAGCAGGGCCGCTATTCGGTGGTCGATTTCTCGACCGGCGTGTCGAAGGAGGGCTGGTCGGTGCAGGCCTATCTGAAGAACGTCTTCGACAAGCGGGCCAGCCTGAACCGCTACGCCGAATGCGCCGAGTCGGTCTGCGGAACCCAGGCCTATATCGTCCCGAACCAGCCCCGCACCGTCGGGATCAAGGTGGGCAAGGAATTCTAG
- a CDS encoding amino acid permease, protein MASPNARPLGLWMCTALVVGNMIGSGVFMLPASLAPYGWNAVIAWLLTIGGALCLAFVYARLAQALPRAGGPLAYTQEAFGPTAGFMVAWAYWISMWVGNAAIATGCVSYLSVFVPAIAQVPGLHAIVTVALVWGLTAVNCWGSGSAGRLQIVATVLKLLPLVAVAGLAVVVLARKGAAAVTPFEPAQLSAGAITAAATLTLWALLGLESATVPADKVHDPTRTIPRATLYGTAFTGLIYLVVCSAVVLLSPVGLLKGSNAPFADFVGYHGGGDLRLVLAAFAAISAFGALNGWVLLQGEMPYAMARDGVFPAWLGKVGKRGTPVRAHVLSSALLTGLVLMNYAKSMADLFTFIALLATSANLFAYLFSALAALRLQQKGRMAATAPLTVLAILAALYSIWTLYGAGAQASLWGVVLLLAGLPVRVLTARAARPVPEALT, encoded by the coding sequence ATGGCGTCGCCAAACGCCCGTCCTCTGGGTCTCTGGATGTGCACGGCCCTGGTCGTGGGCAACATGATCGGCTCGGGCGTCTTCATGCTGCCGGCCTCGCTGGCGCCGTACGGCTGGAACGCGGTCATCGCCTGGCTGCTGACGATCGGCGGGGCGCTGTGCCTGGCCTTCGTCTATGCCCGCCTGGCCCAGGCTCTGCCGCGCGCCGGCGGACCGCTGGCCTATACCCAGGAGGCGTTCGGCCCGACCGCCGGTTTCATGGTCGCCTGGGCCTACTGGATCTCGATGTGGGTCGGCAACGCGGCGATCGCGACCGGCTGCGTCAGCTATCTGTCGGTGTTCGTCCCGGCCATCGCTCAGGTCCCGGGACTGCACGCCATCGTCACCGTCGCCCTGGTCTGGGGGCTGACGGCGGTGAACTGCTGGGGCTCCGGCTCGGCCGGGCGGTTGCAGATCGTCGCCACGGTCCTGAAGCTCTTGCCGCTGGTGGCCGTGGCCGGCTTGGCCGTGGTGGTGCTGGCGAGGAAGGGCGCGGCGGCGGTGACGCCGTTCGAGCCCGCGCAGCTGTCGGCCGGGGCGATCACCGCCGCGGCGACCCTGACCCTGTGGGCCCTGCTGGGCCTGGAATCGGCCACCGTGCCGGCCGACAAGGTGCATGACCCGACCCGGACCATCCCGCGCGCCACGCTCTACGGCACCGCGTTCACCGGGCTGATCTATCTGGTCGTCTGCTCGGCGGTGGTGCTGCTGTCGCCGGTCGGCCTGCTGAAGGGCTCGAACGCGCCGTTCGCGGATTTCGTCGGCTATCACGGCGGCGGCGACCTGCGGCTCGTTCTGGCCGCCTTCGCCGCGATCAGCGCCTTCGGGGCCCTGAACGGCTGGGTGCTGCTGCAGGGCGAAATGCCCTACGCCATGGCCCGCGATGGCGTGTTCCCGGCCTGGCTGGGCAAGGTCGGCAAGCGCGGGACGCCGGTGAGGGCCCACGTGCTGTCCAGCGCCCTGCTGACCGGCCTGGTGCTGATGAACTACGCCAAGTCGATGGCCGACCTTTTCACCTTCATCGCCCTGCTAGCCACCTCGGCCAACCTGTTCGCCTATCTGTTCAGCGCCCTGGCCGCCCTGCGCCTGCAGCAGAAGGGGCGGATGGCGGCCACCGCGCCGCTGACGGTGCTGGCGATCCTGGCGGCGCTCTATTCGATCTGGACGCTCTACGGCGCCGGCGCCCAGGCCAGCCTGTGGGGCGTGGTCCTGCTGCTGGCCGGCCTGCCCGTCCGCGTCCTGACCGCCCGCGCGGCGCGTCCCGTTCCCGAGGCTCTCACATGA